The nucleotide window tttcttcatatTTGAATGAGGATTCTTCAGCtaccaatttttccagttCATGTATTTTCTCGAGCCAAGCATCTTTTTCAGTTGTATCAGCCAGCTGTAATTCTAGATTGTTTATTTGCTTAGCCTGCTGTTGTTTATGCACTTTTTGCGATTGATTTTCTTCGAAAAGGTTAATgttcttttccttttcttctttaaGTTTGAACTTCACGGTGTCGACTTCCGAATGCAGTTGTTTGACGAATTCCTCATTTCGTTCGTTTTGctctttttgaagttttacAGTCTcttccaaatatttgacaTTATTGGTCATATCGTGCCTTTCTTGTAATGACTGTTCTAATTTCTTTGCAGTGCTTTGAAACGCTTCATTTAAAAGATCCAGATCAGTCTGCAATTGCGATTTCTCACGTAGCAGGGAGTCCACAGTACCCGAAAGATTTGAGGCTCTAAGATTGAGAGCTTCtagcttcttcatcaattctttcTCTCCGGCGTCAGCCATATCCCTCTCACTACTCAGAGTCTGTACAATGTTTTCGTAGTGTGTAATTTGCTTCAAGAGTTCTGAAACCCTAGCTTCATAGTCGTTCGAGCTTGTCTCTAAGTTATACTTCAAAGTGGagatttcttttctgaGATCACTTTCCGATTTAATGTAGGAATTAACATCCGCTTTTAAAGATTCAATCTCGTTCACAAATTTGCTGTTATCTTTCTGATTGGCTAATCTCTCTTTCAAATGACCCAAATCAGCATTTagtattttgttcatttctTGAGCCCTTTTAACTTCGAGAATGGTCTCTTGTAATTGcatatcaatatcatttttttttgtttcgttTTCCCAAATGATCTTGTCCTTCTGTTTGTTCTGAGTTTTCagcttttcaataataCCTGCCATACTCTTAACATCTTCCTCTGCTTGTCGCAATGTGTTCGAAAACTCTTTCGATTGAAATTCATTAAGATGCAAATCTTTGAGACAAGCTTCGTATTGTTGTTTCTGTTGATTAATGGTTGCGCTCATAAGTTCATTTTGTCGTTCTGTGGCTTCCAAATCTTTCTGTAATCCTTCAAGTTGTTCTGTAAGTAAAGCTGCTTTTGTACTAGATTGCTTGATCTCATGATTCAACCCTGCAATCTTCTTATTACTGTCAGCCAGAACTTCTTGGAGCTTGTAGTTTTCTAGTTTATGGAAACGAATCTCGTCAGCATATTTGGAAATACTTTCTCGATTGGTGAATATGTCTCCTGCAAGATTTGTTTTATCCTTTAATGGCGCAGAACGTAGCTTGGTCTCTAAAGATTTTGCCCGTTCTTCACTTGCTTCATATTTTAATCTGAAAATATCGGAAGACGATTCTgatctttgaatttgactAAATTTACCGTGTAATGCCGATACGAGATGTTCAGCATCACATCTAGCCCGTGTTTCTAGCTCTAATTGTCTCTTCAGGTGATCCACTTCTAAGACGAGTTTCTCAATGTTTACTTCTGACGGTTTCAAGAGTGCGAATTCTTTGTCTAAATCAATAGTCAAATTGGATGCGTTTATGATTTCTTTGAGCTTCTTCACTTGACTGTGTGCAATTTGagaatcaaatgaagatgaagcCAAACGTGCTTCTGTAAATCTTAATCTAGATATCAAATCCTTCTTATCCTCTATTTCACTCTCGAGCTGTCTTTTGGTATCGTGTAgtttcactttcaaattttgatacGATTTAACAATGTCTTCTTTAGAGTCATTGGATGACCCCATTGTGATATCAAGCTCTTTGgtaaacctttttttctcactCTGAACAGAAATTTGCTTATTGAGATAAGCGTTCAAAGCCATTTCTTCTGCAAGCCGTGTCTCCAGTTCCGTAATTTTGGAGTCATCACTTTCACTTTTATTGGTAatctcattctttttagATAGCTCGAGCGTCAATTTTTCGTTTGTTCTTTCGAGCGACTGtatatcttttttatattgTATCACTGTTGCTCTTGtttctttcaattcctTGACAATTTGAGAGTGTGCCGCCAAGGTGTCATCACGCTGATTAGAGATTGAAGCAAGTTCCGATTGATGGAGTTCTGTCCTTTCCTTCATTCTTTGAAGTTCACGTTCCCTAGCCTCCAATTCTGCATTGATATTCGCCTTTTTTTGTTCCGCAGAACTAATCTCATTACGCAAATCACTATTTTCCTGAATTAAGTTCTGTAAACGATTCATAGCCGAAttacaatttttttcaattgattccAACTTTAGTTGTAAATCTTCCTCCGAGGAGTTTAGTTTTCCTTTAAGTGCCACAATTTCCAAATGTTTTGCGTGTTCTTGCTTTTTAACCTCCTCCATAGCTTCAgtcaatttatttttttcatgcGACAGCTGTTTAATTAAGTCTTCTTTCGCCGATATCGATTTACTCTCACTATTTAGTTGTTCAGTTAATTGTTGGTTAGTTTCTTCTAGTTGTTGCAACTTTTTGTCCTCTTCATTTGATATGTTTTTGTACTTTAATATATCCGCTAAAGCGCTCTCATGttcttttaccattttGTCATTCTCCTgttgaatctttttcttcaattctgtGGTCTCGTTCAGTTTATTCTCTAATTGAGAATGCTTCTTATTAACCTCATTTAAAGTTTGTAAATGATTTTTAAGTTTTTCAGTTTCAGTTGCTAACAGAGAGCGAACATCTTCGAGGTCTTTTGCCAtaatatctttttcctttgtaACTACATCATTTTGGGAATTTATTTCGACAATTTTAGCCTCTAACGATTTGACTTTCTCCGCAAACTTTTTGGATTTCATAATATCTTGTGACGATGACAATAAAGGCTTGATTTTAATGTATAAATTATACCATGGATCTTCCATTGCTTTATTATAAGCTTTGAAAGTATTACCCAGGGATCTTGCAGCACGTAATTTTCGCAGCCTCTCATTAATTTTACTTCTCACCTGAACACCATATGCAATTGAAGTAAACCGCAGCATTATTTCAGATAatttttgttctttcttattttcaagGTTAGCCAAAACACCTGCTTTAAAAAAGAGTTTTGAGCTTCCGACTTTGAAAAGACTTGGATCTAAATGTAATGACGATAATAAAAATtcacaatttttttttgaactatTCGAAGATTCGTTATCATCAGATAGCAATCTATATCTTTCGaagaattctttgaaaaaaacgCGGTTTGGGTAACCCTCTCTAGCAATTCTTATCCCTTCTAGAACACCATTACATCGTAATTGATCAAGAATTAACCTTCTATCGAAATCCTTAGcctttttattattattgggTATTATACAACGAGCAAAATGAGGATTTGTGGAGGATAATTGATCTAGTAATGAATTCAATTGTTCCCTATGGCGTGAAGAGGTAGTTCGGAAAGAACTGCCCTTGGGTTTTTTTTCCGATTCGGCAAAGAACGAATAAATTAGCCGATTACTCGATGAATTTAATACTGAACTTAAATTTTCGTTCAGTGGGTCTTTATTTTTCGATAACCAACCATCAACATTATATTCGACATTGCCAGCGTAATGAGTTAATATGAAACAGGAAGAATgttttgatcttttgaatttactTGATTTGGAATCCCAAGTAGATATTAATTTGGAGAAAAAGGAATCATCGGAGGATTTTGGTAAAATCGATTCTTCATCTAGTAATGGCAAAAACCCCGTCAATGGACTCTTTTGttcaataatatcaattgTTGACTGGAGATCTTTGCCGTAATCAATATAATCCCATTGAATATTCTCTTttaaatattctttttgttcTAACACGAACATGTAGtgattgaaaaactgttgcaatttttcatttgtatAATTGATGCACAATTGCTCAAAGGAGttatgttcaaaaatttcaaaacctGCAATATCTAATAAGCCAATATAATTTGCTGTCATTGAACCATGATCTAAACTTTTAtttatctttgaaacaatATGAGTGAACAAATTTTCGTACAATGTTCTTGCCAATGAATTCAATATAAATCGAGCTTGTgtagaattttttgattgtgATACCCATTCTTTACCAGCTTTTGACTTTGGCTTCAATATCGCCATTTTGAAGTCCTGTGTTGGAACACCTAGAAGTTTGCAAAGCAATGAAATATCACTCTTAATTGATGCTTGTTCTGATCTTTCAGAGACAAATTCAATATTACCGATATGTAATATAATTGAAAtaactttgaaaatctcAGTTATATCATCTTGTGAAAAGCCAACAGTTTTGAAAGCTGATaataattcttgaaaattttttgaatcatcaaCACCAGGAATCGAGcgatttgaatttttcaaataccCATAGTCTttaattgattttgaattaaGCTCTAATTTTCTCAACTCCTGATCTGATAGCCCAACTAGAAGCTGATAAAAAATGTGATAATTCCTTTCGAATGATGTTTGATGTATTACTCTTGATTTTTCCAGAAGGTACCACTCAATATGGGCACCATTTATTTTGCCTCTTTCATCGAATTCAATCTTAATGAATTTGCCAAACCGTGAAGAATTATTATTCTTGACAGTTTGTGAATTACCGAACGATTCCAATATAGGGTTGCTTTGCAAGATTTTCAACTCgaaactcttttcatcatcactatCGTCGCTAATATCTTTATCATCTGATGTAATTGACGccaaatattgaagaatttttttcgtATTTTCCGTTTTGCCGGCACCGGATTCACCTGTGACTAAAATAGACTGATTTTGCTTATCTGTGAGAAGCTTCCGATAAGCCTCTTCTGCAATGGCAAAAATGTGAGGTTTATTATCTTCTTTTGGAGACCCATGGTATAGCTTGACATACTCTTGAGAATACAGCTTAACATCACAATACGGATTGATGGCCACTAGAAAAAGTCCAGAGTACGTGTATATAAGATCATCTCTGTACctgttttccaaattatGGAGAACTGAAGGTTCATTTAGATGGGTCAACTCTGACATGTCATCAACCTTATCGAATGTGGAAGGATTCGTGGGATATATCTGAGAGATGGCGAATTGCTTAGTTTCATGCGTACCTTTCAGTTTGACTAGTCCGATTTTCTGATCCTTGTTGGCGGCATCCTTGATAACTTTTGTTTCTGACAGTTCTCCCTGCACAAACACTTCAATTGGATCTGGAACCCAGACGGCGCGATTGCTACTGGCGTTATCAGCACTCATCTACAATCCCAATAATTGAGCGGCCCAGTGATTGATGTTGAGATGGGACAAAATCTGAAGATGGAGTGCCCGGAAACCTCGAGTTTATTTCACTCTTCTATCCTTTTGAGTTTCGAGTTTATACTTCTGGTATTTGTTTACTCTGATGCTATGCCCCATTTAGGAAAATCACAAATAACAAACGAGAAAACTGCGGTTTTTGTTACCCGGACTAGAATATAGAATGACATGCCTTTTTCGGACATGGCAACTGCTTGTTTCCGTTGTTGGGTGGTAACATCTGTAAACGGATATTTCTTACACTTTAGGGATACAATGTCCGCTTTGGGCCGGCACTGTCCCTCTTACAGAAGCAACGTCGGCTTTAGGAAGGCACAGTCCCCATTAGGGACGCATAGTTGCTTCTAGAAAGGCACAGTCCCTACTAGGAAACAGGAGCCGAATGAATGCTAAAAGAGGGGAAcaaagaaacagaaaaagaaaattctgTTATTCTTTTGACACATTGCCGCACATCACCTAACTGGAAAACCAGAAAACGATAAAAAGCAGAAGTAATTATATGCAAAGAAAGGCAAAAAGCAGAATTACCATGCCATGCCATGCGATGACACGGCAAATATTTGACAGGGCTTGTCGTATCAGTATAGGAAGTCCTGTGAAAGTTAATGCAAATCCGTTTGTACATGCAATTagatacatatatatagatacatatatatagatacatatatatacatatatatacatatgtatatatttaAACTTTCGTATTTACTAGAGGAAAGAGAGAGTTTCTGCTGCAGCCGACCCATATCGGCAGCGCATTTTTTAGTTGCGATGAACACAGCATTGTTTGATACAGATGTCTCCAAGATACCGGCAAACAAAAAGAACCTAGCTATTGCGTACATAATCGTCATGGGCGACGCACAGAGTGGCAAAACCTCTTTAATTTTCAGGTGGTTAAATGGCACCTACAATAGAATTGCGCCTGGCGCGTACATGGAAGACATATACAGCAAGAGCTACAAGCAAGAGTTTATGGCGGAGAATCCGTATGGcaaaaatggcaaaaatgGCAATAATGGCAACACAAGGTTCGGCACTGAGCTGAAAAGGCACGCCGTCACACATGTGAGCTTTCTAGACATGGAATCGGTCGAGAAGACATACAACTCGGAAATGAGGAATATCCAGCTAAAAGAGTCCGATGCGTTTGTGATAGCGTTTGATCCAACGTGTGAAAACCCAATCGAGTCGATTCGGACACAATATAAACTGATAGAGGACGCGACCGATTTACAGGACAAGCCGCCAATTGTTGTGATATGTTCAACAAAGTGCGATCTGGAGGCCGATTACAGGGTGGGTCTGGATCAAATCCTGGAGTTCATGGACAGGGCGGGCCTCCCGACGtctaattttttccaagtGAGCGCGAAATCCGGCGAACATACGACTAGATTGTTGTACTACGTGTTGCAACAGATAAAGAAGCGGAAAATAGCAGCCAACGAGGAGGCCAAGACGTATTCAGACACAGCAGACACAGCAGACACAGCAACCGCTGTAGCGATAACTCGTGAACTCGAAACCGATGCTGTGAAGAGAGACACAGAACTGACACAAGAGATGCACACTGTGCCAAACAAAGAACCGGCATTTCTGTGCGGCACAAAAAAGATTAAGACGAAGCTTAAAAGAGCTAAACGATGCGTAATATGCTGAAGCTACTGACGTTACTGGCCTAAGTGACCCACACTGCGTTGCGCATTGCAAATCCTTTATAGCTATTGTAAATAAGAGACGAAAAGATGGTACGACTTTGTAACTCTGGACGACAGCGCAGCCCAAGAACGAGGTGGCATATCGGAGATGGACCCCAGCAGGGCCGTGGCGGTCGGAGGTAGGTCTCCGACAGCTGTGGGCGTCATACAGTACGGCGCAAGCTCTCTCCGGGCAGACGCCCGGAGGTTGATAATTTGCCTGTTTTGAAGTGTGTGACTGCTATTCCGAACATCTTTGCACCACTCTGTAGAAGCAAAAATTGCCGTAAAGCCGTACATCGCACATGTAGACTCAAAagctctttttgtttttgcgTTCGGTTCGGGCCCAGAATCCGCACAGCTGCAGAACGGCGTCGGTGTTGCGCGTCTGTGGCGGCGATTCTTCGCTGATCTGTCTCAGCCAGAACTGTTTTTTCTCGTACTTGCAGGTTATCGTAATGGCTGTATTCTACGACATCTACttggaaaatttcattttatctGTATTTGCGTATATATAATTTGGCAGTTGAACAGTTTTTGGAGTTTTGTCTATTTTAATATACCATACGCAAGATCACATAGTCCAAAATGGTATGTTGTAGATAGAGGAATAGGAGGAATAGACCACACAAGAACACACAGGAACACATGAACGCAGCAAGAAAAGGAACGGATGCCTGGGGAGCGTGGAGAGACAAGAAGACCAAGAAGCAGATGAGACAGAGTGGAGATTAGTGGAGTTATGTCACAGTTCAGTTTTTGAGAGGAGTTCCCGTTAGGTGGTGGAGCTACCGGGAGGTGGCGTCACAGTGGAGGCGTTCACGTCATTATGTCACTGGCGGAGAGCTGCGCGGTCTTGGTGCTCCGCGCTGGGAGGTGTTCGTGAGTGGTCTCGTTGTTTGTTGTTCGTTGCTCGTTGTTCGTTGTTCGTTGTTCTGTATATTTGCGCTCGTTTTACTAAccgtttcattttttttactcCAGGTTTTAGTTCA belongs to Zygotorulaspora mrakii chromosome 1, complete sequence and includes:
- the MYO1 gene encoding myosin 1 (similar to Saccharomyces cerevisiae MYO1 (YHR023W); ancestral locus Anc_5.267), with protein sequence MSADNASSNRAVWVPDPIEVFVQGELSETKVIKDAANKDQKIGLVKLKGTHETKQFAISQIYPTNPSTFDKVDDMSELTHLNEPSVLHNLENRYRDDLIYTYSGLFLVAINPYCDVKLYSQEYVKLYHGSPKEDNKPHIFAIAEEAYRKLLTDKQNQSILVTGESGAGKTENTKKILQYLASITSDDKDISDDSDDEKSFELKILQSNPILESFGNSQTVKNNNSSRFGKFIKIEFDERGKINGAHIEWYLLEKSRVIHQTSFERNYHIFYQLLVGLSDQELRKLELNSKSIKDYGYLKNSNRSIPGVDDSKNFQELLSAFKTVGFSQDDITEIFKVISIILHIGNIEFVSERSEQASIKSDISLLCKLLGVPTQDFKMAILKPKSKAGKEWVSQSKNSTQARFILNSLARTLYENLFTHIVSKINKSLDHGSMTANYIGLLDIAGFEIFEHNSFEQLCINYTNEKLQQFFNHYMFVLEQKEYLKENIQWDYIDYGKDLQSTIDIIEQKSPLTGFLPLLDEESILPKSSDDSFFSKLISTWDSKSSKFKRSKHSSCFILTHYAGNVEYNVDGWLSKNKDPLNENLSSVLNSSSNRLIYSFFAESEKKPKGSSFRTTSSRHREQLNSLLDQLSSTNPHFARCIIPNNNKKAKDFDRRLILDQLRCNGVLEGIRIAREGYPNRVFFKEFFERYRLLSDDNESSNSSKKNCEFLLSSLHLDPSLFKVGSSKLFFKAGVLANLENKKEQKLSEIMLRFTSIAYGVQVRSKINERLRKLRAARSLGNTFKAYNKAMEDPWYNLYIKIKPLLSSSQDIMKSKKFAEKVKSLEAKIVEINSQNDVVTKEKDIMAKDLEDVRSLLATETEKLKNHLQTLNEVNKKHSQLENKLNETTELKKKIQQENDKMVKEHESALADILKYKNISNEEDKKLQQLEETNQQLTEQLNSESKSISAKEDLIKQLSHEKNKLTEAMEEVKKQEHAKHLEIVALKGKLNSSEEDLQLKLESIEKNCNSAMNRLQNLIQENSDLRNEISSAEQKKANINAELEARERELQRMKERTELHQSELASISNQRDDTLAAHSQIVKELKETRATVIQYKKDIQSLERTNEKLTLELSKKNEITNKSESDDSKITELETRLAEEMALNAYLNKQISVQSEKKRFTKELDITMGSSNDSKEDIVKSYQNLKVKLHDTKRQLESEIEDKKDLISRLRFTEARLASSSFDSQIAHSQVKKLKEIINASNLTIDLDKEFALLKPSEVNIEKLVLEVDHLKRQLELETRARCDAEHLVSALHGKFSQIQRSESSSDIFRLKYEASEERAKSLETKLRSAPLKDKTNLAGDIFTNRESISKYADEIRFHKLENYKLQEVLADSNKKIAGLNHEIKQSSTKAALLTEQLEGLQKDLEATERQNELMSATINQQKQQYEACLKDLHLNEFQSKEFSNTLRQAEEDVKSMAGIIEKLKTQNKQKDKIIWENETKKNDIDMQLQETILEVKRAQEMNKILNADLGHLKERLANQKDNSKFVNEIESLKADVNSYIKSESDLRKEISTLKYNLETSSNDYEARVSELLKQITHYENIVQTLSSERDMADAGEKELMKKLEALNLRASNLSGTVDSLLREKSQLQTDLDLLNEAFQSTAKKLEQSLQERHDMTNNVKYLEETVKLQKEQNERNEEFVKQLHSEVDTVKFKLKEEKEKNINLFEENQSQKVHKQQQAKQINNLELQLADTTEKDAWLEKIHELEKLVAEESSFKYEEMKKTKNLERMVSELQQKNESQVELINSANSGQQNYNEIILKCNEQIGLMEKQITKQELDLKKCVRDNAFFQNRNEDLEKELAFWKERYNALTSTRGGARNPQTEEVYI
- a CDS encoding uncharacterized protein (similar to Saccharomyces cerevisiae YHR022C; ancestral locus Anc_5.266) — translated: MYIFKLSYLLEERESFCCSRPISAAHFLVAMNTALFDTDVSKIPANKKNLAIAYIIVMGDAQSGKTSLIFRWLNGTYNRIAPGAYMEDIYSKSYKQEFMAENPYGKNGKNGNNGNTRFGTELKRHAVTHVSFLDMESVEKTYNSEMRNIQLKESDAFVIAFDPTCENPIESIRTQYKLIEDATDLQDKPPIVVICSTKCDLEADYRVGLDQILEFMDRAGLPTSNFFQVSAKSGEHTTRLLYYVLQQIKKRKIAANEEAKTYSDTADTADTATAVAITRELETDAVKRDTELTQEMHTVPNKEPAFLCGTKKIKTKLKRAKRCVIC